One stretch of Amycolatopsis tolypomycina DNA includes these proteins:
- a CDS encoding alpha/beta hydrolase family esterase, with the protein MPGRFPRWTAVFAAACALTTAFAAPAAAAGVADHPVPTTGCGRPAGFPAGVTTTRHVTSGGLDREYTVHLPAHYRPWRPYPLVLSFHGHKRTSQYQEELSGFSALDAIAVYPQGLIGTDGESAWTGAPYSAAADDVRFTGDLLNQLQRTLCVDPGRIFAAGKSNGGGFVGVLACRLASRIAAFAPVSGAFYPQGGACHPSRPAPILDFHGTADTTIPYTGNPAKGLPAIPDWLAAWSTRDGCRPGPVSWSPVEGVVAQKWRGCALEHYRVEGAGHVWPSTRPNNDSATPTVIDATPVIWRFFRAHPLR; encoded by the coding sequence GTGCCCGGACGCTTCCCCCGGTGGACGGCCGTGTTCGCCGCGGCCTGTGCCCTGACCACCGCCTTCGCCGCGCCCGCCGCCGCGGCCGGCGTCGCCGACCACCCCGTCCCGACCACCGGCTGCGGCCGTCCCGCGGGCTTCCCGGCCGGGGTGACGACCACCCGGCACGTCACCTCGGGCGGCCTCGACCGCGAGTACACCGTCCACCTGCCCGCCCACTACCGTCCGTGGCGGCCGTACCCGCTCGTCCTCTCCTTCCACGGGCACAAGCGGACGTCGCAGTACCAGGAAGAGCTGTCGGGCTTCTCGGCGCTGGACGCGATCGCCGTCTACCCGCAGGGCCTGATCGGCACCGACGGCGAGTCCGCGTGGACAGGGGCGCCCTACTCGGCCGCCGCGGACGACGTCCGGTTCACCGGCGACCTGCTGAACCAGCTGCAGCGCACGCTCTGCGTCGACCCCGGCCGGATCTTCGCGGCCGGCAAGTCCAACGGCGGCGGCTTCGTCGGCGTGCTGGCCTGCCGCCTGGCGAGCCGGATCGCCGCGTTCGCCCCGGTGTCCGGCGCGTTCTACCCGCAGGGCGGCGCGTGCCACCCGAGCCGGCCGGCGCCGATCCTCGACTTCCACGGAACGGCCGACACGACGATCCCCTACACCGGCAACCCGGCGAAGGGCCTGCCCGCGATCCCGGACTGGCTGGCGGCATGGTCCACAAGGGACGGTTGCCGGCCCGGCCCGGTGTCGTGGTCACCGGTCGAGGGCGTCGTCGCCCAGAAGTGGCGGGGCTGCGCGCTCGAGCACTACCGCGTGGAAGGCGCCGGCCACGTCTGGCCCAGCACCCGGCCCAACAACGATTCCGCGACACCCACGGTGATCGACGCGACGCCGGTCATCTGGCGCTTCTTCCGCGCGCATCCCCTGCGCTGA
- a CDS encoding Lrp/AsnC family transcriptional regulator — translation MIRGVSSQDTTGRPAPPVLDEISRQIIAQLQEDGRRAYATIGKAVGLSEAAVRQRVQRLSDSGVIQIVAVSDPLQVGLFRQAMIAITVDGPLEPVGDALAEMDEIAYVILCAGRYDLLCEAVCADDEALLQLISTRIRALPGVRHAEAMVYLKLRKQTYQWGTR, via the coding sequence ATGATCCGGGGCGTGAGCAGCCAGGACACGACCGGCCGGCCCGCCCCGCCGGTGCTCGACGAGATCTCGCGGCAGATCATCGCGCAACTGCAGGAGGACGGGCGGCGTGCGTACGCGACCATCGGCAAGGCCGTCGGCCTGTCCGAGGCCGCGGTGCGGCAGCGGGTGCAGCGGCTGTCCGACTCCGGCGTCATCCAGATCGTCGCCGTCTCGGATCCCTTGCAGGTCGGGCTGTTCCGGCAGGCGATGATCGCGATCACCGTCGACGGCCCGCTCGAACCGGTCGGCGACGCACTGGCCGAAATGGACGAGATCGCGTACGTGATCCTCTGCGCCGGGCGCTACGACCTGCTCTGCGAGGCGGTCTGCGCGGACGACGAAGCGCTGCTCCAGCTGATCTCGACGCGGATCCGCGCGTTGCCCGGCGTGCGGCACGCGGAGGCGATGGTCTACCTGAAGCTGCGGAAGCAGACCTACCAGTGGGGCACTCGCTGA
- a CDS encoding S53 family peptidase translates to MNRRWLGVLAAAVAAAGVVTPSASAAPGPRAACPERPGVLRCLTTYTPGAARAFGPAGWGADDLASAYALPATAGPDTVIGISIAYDAPNLEADLATYRAQYGLPPCTTANGCFRKVNQQGVAAPLPPSDFGWAVESTLDVSMVSAACPSCRILVVEGNTPGFADLAETEDTAVRLGAKVVSNSYGAREGGAALAYASHYRHPGVTVVASSGDSGFTAASYPAVLATTVAVGGTSLARDPDSPRGWAEWAWPYGGSGCSAYIAKPKWQKDTHCSKRTVADVSAVAEDVAIHVADAGGWLPASGTSASAPFVAGLIGRAGHAGVTQPADIYARAAAFTDVTTGHNDPSGAGKKCGWDYLCVAGPGYDAPTGVGVPNGLAGL, encoded by the coding sequence GTGAACAGAAGATGGCTGGGGGTGCTGGCCGCCGCGGTGGCGGCCGCCGGCGTGGTGACGCCGTCGGCGAGTGCGGCACCGGGTCCGCGGGCGGCGTGCCCCGAGCGACCGGGCGTGCTGCGGTGCCTCACCACGTACACGCCGGGTGCGGCCCGGGCCTTCGGCCCGGCCGGCTGGGGTGCCGACGACCTGGCGTCGGCCTATGCGCTGCCCGCCACGGCGGGGCCGGACACGGTCATCGGGATCTCGATCGCCTACGACGCCCCGAACCTGGAGGCCGACCTGGCCACCTACCGGGCGCAGTACGGCCTGCCACCGTGCACGACGGCGAACGGCTGCTTCCGCAAGGTCAACCAGCAGGGCGTGGCGGCACCCCTGCCGCCGTCCGACTTCGGCTGGGCGGTCGAGTCCACATTGGACGTCTCGATGGTGTCGGCGGCGTGCCCGTCGTGCCGGATCCTGGTCGTGGAGGGCAACACGCCCGGTTTCGCCGACCTGGCGGAGACGGAGGACACGGCGGTGCGGCTGGGCGCGAAGGTGGTGTCGAACAGCTACGGCGCGAGGGAAGGCGGCGCGGCGCTGGCGTACGCGAGCCACTACCGGCACCCGGGCGTGACGGTGGTGGCATCCTCCGGCGACAGCGGCTTCACGGCGGCGAGCTACCCGGCGGTCCTGGCCACGACGGTGGCGGTCGGCGGCACCTCGCTGGCCCGCGACCCGGATTCACCGCGCGGCTGGGCGGAGTGGGCCTGGCCGTACGGCGGCAGCGGCTGCTCGGCGTACATCGCGAAGCCGAAGTGGCAGAAGGACACCCACTGCAGCAAGCGGACGGTCGCGGACGTGTCGGCGGTGGCCGAGGACGTCGCGATCCACGTCGCGGACGCGGGCGGCTGGCTCCCGGCGAGCGGGACGAGCGCTTCGGCACCGTTCGTGGCGGGGCTGATCGGCCGCGCGGGTCACGCAGGAGTGACGCAACCAGCGGACATCTACGCTCGAGCGGCCGCGTTCACGGACGTGACAACGGGCCACAACGACCCGTCGGGCGCGGGCAAGAAGTGCGGCTGGGACTACCTGTGCGTAGCGGGCCCGGGCTACGACGCGCCGACGGGTGTCGGGGTGCCGAACGGCCTGGCGGGCCTCTGA
- a CDS encoding protein kinase domain-containing protein, protein MTDAGELIAGRYRLATKIGQGSMGVVWRARDERLDRVVAVKQLDYDAAIGQAAGEQASVRALREARLTARLRHPHAITVHDVVEADGGPYLVMEYLPSRSLAEILLDRETLPADEVARIGAPIASALAAAHAEGVVHRDVTPANVLLGESGVVKIADFGISRATGEGTVTGGGFIAGTPAYLAPEVAGGHEAGFPADVFSLGATLYRALEGAPPFGQDDNAITLLLRVAKEEVIPPRHTGPLAEVLTRMLQRDPEARPSMAEVQELFEAVTGGRPLPPPRPRPRAGTRLLRVRRPRRRLVLAGAAGAVLLALGVVIGTVIVPDGTPVAAPVSSAPAAPTSPAPTTPAELGCAARYEVTNSWPGGYQVQVTVRNDRAAGLSGWSVRWTLPAGHRISGLWNGTFTVDGSTVTVENAAWNAKLDAAASTTFGLIALTGTGSDAARPALTCRTL, encoded by the coding sequence GTGACCGACGCAGGAGAGCTGATCGCCGGGCGCTACCGGCTGGCGACGAAGATCGGCCAAGGATCCATGGGTGTCGTCTGGCGCGCCCGCGACGAGCGCCTCGACCGGGTCGTCGCGGTCAAGCAGCTCGACTACGACGCCGCCATCGGGCAGGCCGCCGGGGAGCAGGCGAGCGTGCGCGCGCTGCGCGAAGCGCGGCTGACGGCCCGGTTGCGGCACCCGCACGCGATCACGGTGCACGACGTCGTCGAGGCCGACGGCGGGCCGTACCTGGTGATGGAGTACCTGCCGTCGCGCAGCCTGGCGGAGATCCTGCTCGACCGGGAGACCCTGCCCGCCGACGAGGTGGCGCGCATCGGCGCGCCGATCGCCTCGGCGCTCGCCGCCGCGCACGCCGAGGGGGTCGTGCACCGCGACGTCACCCCCGCCAACGTCCTGCTCGGCGAGTCCGGCGTCGTCAAGATCGCCGACTTCGGCATTTCCCGTGCCACCGGCGAAGGCACCGTGACCGGCGGCGGGTTCATCGCCGGCACGCCCGCCTACCTGGCGCCCGAGGTCGCCGGCGGCCACGAAGCCGGTTTCCCCGCCGACGTCTTCTCCCTCGGCGCGACGCTCTACCGCGCACTGGAAGGCGCTCCCCCGTTCGGCCAGGACGACAACGCGATCACGCTGCTGCTGCGGGTGGCGAAGGAGGAGGTCATCCCGCCGCGGCACACCGGGCCGCTCGCCGAGGTGCTGACCCGGATGCTGCAGCGAGACCCCGAAGCGCGCCCGTCGATGGCGGAGGTCCAGGAGCTGTTCGAGGCCGTCACCGGCGGCCGTCCGCTGCCACCGCCCCGGCCGCGGCCCCGGGCCGGCACCCGGCTGCTGCGCGTTCGCCGCCCGCGGCGCCGGCTCGTCCTGGCGGGCGCCGCGGGCGCTGTCCTGCTGGCTCTCGGCGTCGTGATCGGCACGGTGATCGTCCCGGACGGCACGCCGGTGGCCGCCCCGGTCTCGTCCGCCCCCGCGGCGCCGACGAGCCCGGCGCCCACGACACCGGCCGAGCTGGGTTGCGCCGCCCGCTACGAGGTGACGAACTCCTGGCCCGGCGGCTACCAGGTGCAGGTGACGGTGCGCAACGACCGGGCCGCGGGCCTGTCCGGCTGGAGCGTCCGCTGGACGCTGCCCGCCGGCCACCGCATCAGCGGCCTGTGGAACGGCACGTTCACGGTCGACGGTTCCACGGTGACGGTCGAAAACGCGGCCTGGAACGCGAAGCTCGACGCGGCCGCGTCGACGACCTTCGGCCTGATCGCCCTGACCGGCACCGGGAGCGACGCCGCCCGCCCGGCGCTCACCTGCCGGACGCTCTGA
- a CDS encoding L,D-transpeptidase — MRGTAVALLGAALVTAGCSAPRTTTPSPIAEPLTTTSSAPPTTTTTPPPPAPPCAVTSGACVSLAQKLAWLLRDGRVVRGPVPAGFGPPDQATPAGSFRVAWKDREHRSSQYGTDMPNSVFFAPGGIAFHAGPLDAPSHGCVHLTEADSAAFFDGLNVGDAVQVL; from the coding sequence ATGCGCGGGACCGCGGTGGCCCTGCTGGGCGCGGCGCTGGTGACGGCGGGCTGCTCGGCGCCCCGGACGACGACACCGAGCCCGATCGCCGAGCCGTTGACCACGACGTCTTCGGCGCCGCCGACCACGACCACGACCCCTCCGCCGCCCGCGCCGCCGTGCGCCGTCACGTCCGGCGCCTGCGTGAGCCTCGCGCAGAAGCTGGCCTGGCTGCTGCGGGACGGCCGGGTGGTCCGCGGCCCGGTCCCGGCCGGGTTCGGCCCACCCGATCAGGCGACGCCCGCCGGGTCGTTCCGCGTCGCGTGGAAGGACCGCGAGCACCGCAGCAGCCAGTACGGCACCGACATGCCCAACTCGGTGTTCTTCGCCCCCGGCGGCATCGCCTTCCACGCCGGGCCGCTCGACGCGCCGTCGCACGGTTGCGTCCACCTGACCGAGGCGGATTCGGCGGCCTTCTTCGACGGGCTGAACGTCGGCGACGCGGTGCAGGTCTTGTAG
- a CDS encoding cytochrome P450 has protein sequence MTATTDSPRLPFARPNVLEIAPLFAVLRRQGPVVPVTTPAGDPAWLVTGFEQVRAVFTDARFGRSHPAPEEAAALSNAAILSRPQGDHETEHTEHARMRRMLVPAFSANRIRRLAGHVQELADGCFDAVEQAGDGPVDLHEHLSFPLPVLVICELLGVPYEDRDTFRVLSDRMGRMDIGDGADAALDEFTAYMSRLAAAKRREPGQDVVSDMVRAQADDPSFTDDDLARLAAGLLFAGHETTSNRIDLGVLYLLTDLARRDALAVDPAGRVHGVVEEILRLSAPSGLGVLRYAHDDVELGGVTIARGDAVVLSIAAANRDGSVFPEPEKFDPDRKPNSHVAFAYGGWFCIGASLARTELRVVFGSLFRRFPGLRLAAGVDELTIRTNRVTGGVDRVPVLW, from the coding sequence ATGACCGCCACCACGGACAGCCCGCGCCTGCCTTTCGCACGGCCGAACGTCCTGGAGATCGCGCCGCTCTTCGCGGTGCTGCGGCGGCAGGGGCCCGTTGTCCCGGTGACCACGCCGGCCGGGGACCCGGCCTGGCTCGTCACCGGGTTCGAGCAGGTCCGTGCCGTGTTCACCGATGCGCGGTTCGGGCGCTCGCACCCGGCGCCGGAGGAAGCCGCCGCGTTGTCGAACGCCGCCATCCTCAGCCGGCCGCAGGGCGACCACGAAACCGAGCACACCGAGCACGCGCGGATGCGGCGGATGCTCGTGCCCGCCTTCTCCGCCAACCGGATCCGGCGGCTCGCCGGGCACGTGCAGGAGCTTGCCGACGGCTGCTTCGACGCCGTGGAACAAGCCGGCGACGGCCCGGTCGACCTGCACGAACACCTCTCCTTCCCGTTGCCCGTGCTGGTCATCTGCGAGCTGCTCGGCGTCCCGTACGAGGACCGCGACACCTTCCGCGTGCTGTCCGACCGGATGGGGCGGATGGACATCGGCGACGGCGCGGACGCGGCGCTCGACGAGTTCACCGCCTACATGAGCCGGCTCGCCGCCGCCAAACGGCGGGAGCCCGGCCAGGACGTCGTGTCGGACATGGTCCGGGCGCAGGCCGACGACCCGTCCTTCACCGACGACGACCTCGCGCGGCTCGCCGCCGGCCTGCTGTTCGCCGGGCACGAGACGACGTCCAACCGGATCGACCTCGGCGTGCTCTACCTGCTCACCGATCTCGCCCGGCGCGACGCGCTGGCCGTCGATCCCGCGGGCCGGGTGCACGGCGTCGTCGAGGAAATCCTGCGGCTGTCCGCCCCGAGCGGGCTCGGCGTCCTGCGTTATGCGCACGACGACGTCGAGCTCGGCGGCGTCACGATCGCGCGCGGCGACGCCGTCGTGCTGTCGATCGCGGCCGCGAACCGGGACGGCTCCGTGTTCCCGGAGCCGGAGAAGTTCGACCCGGATCGCAAGCCGAACTCGCACGTCGCCTTCGCCTACGGTGGCTGGTTCTGCATCGGCGCCAGCCTGGCCCGCACCGAACTGCGTGTCGTTTTCGGGTCGCTGTTCCGGCGGTTTCCGGGGTTGCGCCTGGCTGCCGGCGTGGATGAACTCACGATCCGGACCAACCGTGTCACCGGGGGAGTGGACCGCGTGCCGGTCCTCTGGTAG
- a CDS encoding putative protein N(5)-glutamine methyltransferase produces MDTPTVVSRLRAAGCVFAEDEADLLVAAATTPAELDALVERRVAGLPLEHLLGWAEFHGLRVTVRPGVFVPRHRTGFLVDVAVSLAPPDPVVLDLCCGSGALGAAFAATLPPRELHAADVEPAAVECARLNLPSAAVHQGDLYDALPSSLRGRVDVLLANVPYVPSDAVATMPPEARLHEPLVALDGGADGLDLARRLAAGAPEWLARGGTLLIESSERQAPVLAETLAAAGLSPRVHSCDERGATVVTGTAKS; encoded by the coding sequence TTGGACACTCCCACCGTCGTCTCCCGGCTGCGCGCCGCGGGCTGCGTGTTCGCCGAGGACGAGGCCGACCTCCTCGTCGCCGCGGCCACGACCCCCGCGGAACTCGACGCGCTCGTCGAACGCCGCGTCGCCGGGCTGCCGCTGGAACACCTGCTGGGCTGGGCGGAGTTCCACGGCCTGCGCGTCACCGTGCGGCCCGGGGTGTTCGTGCCGCGGCACCGCACCGGGTTCCTGGTCGACGTGGCCGTCTCGCTGGCGCCACCGGACCCGGTGGTGCTCGACCTGTGCTGCGGCTCGGGGGCGCTGGGTGCCGCGTTCGCCGCGACGCTCCCGCCGCGTGAGCTGCACGCCGCCGACGTCGAGCCCGCCGCGGTCGAGTGCGCGCGGCTGAACCTCCCTTCCGCCGCGGTCCACCAGGGCGATCTTTACGACGCGCTGCCTTCGTCCCTGCGCGGCCGGGTCGACGTCCTGCTGGCGAACGTGCCGTACGTGCCCTCGGACGCCGTCGCGACGATGCCGCCCGAAGCTCGGCTGCACGAGCCGCTGGTGGCGCTCGACGGGGGCGCGGACGGGCTGGACCTCGCCCGGCGCCTCGCCGCGGGGGCGCCGGAGTGGCTCGCCCGCGGTGGGACGCTGCTGATCGAATCGAGTGAACGGCAGGCGCCGGTGCTCGCGGAAACCCTTGCGGCAGCAGGATTGTCGCCGCGCGTGCACTCCTGCGACGAGCGGGGCGCGACCGTCGTCACCGGCACCGCGAAATCGTGA
- a CDS encoding aspartate aminotransferase family protein has product MTADLAQAARDHLWLHFTRHSAYAETDVPVIVRGEGAYIWDARGKRYLDGLAGLFAVQVGHGREELAEAAARQTKQLAYFPLWGHAHPTAIELASRLAAAAPGDLDRVFFTVSGGESVETAWKLAKQYFKLVGKPGKHKVISRALAYHGTSQGALSITGIPGAKADFEPLVPSTLRVPNTNFYRAPEHADDYAAYGRWAADQIEQAIEFEGADTVAAVFLEPVQNTGGCFVPPPGYFARVREICDRHDVLLVSDEVICAFGRVGHDFAAKRYGYQPDIITTAKGLTSGYAPLGAVLASERLMEPFTRGATTFMHGSTYGGHPVSCAVALANLDLMEREDLYGHVLRREDAFRSTLDRLLDLPIVGDVRGAGFFYGIELVKDKATKETFSAEQSERVLRGFLSEALFEAGLYCRADDRAEPVVQLSPPLVCDQAEFDEMEQILRDTLTRAWKML; this is encoded by the coding sequence ATGACTGCCGACCTCGCCCAGGCTGCCCGCGACCACCTCTGGCTGCACTTCACGCGCCACTCGGCCTACGCCGAGACCGACGTCCCCGTGATCGTCCGCGGCGAAGGCGCCTACATCTGGGACGCCCGCGGGAAGCGGTACCTGGACGGGCTCGCCGGGCTGTTCGCCGTGCAGGTCGGCCACGGCCGCGAGGAGCTCGCCGAAGCCGCCGCGCGGCAGACGAAGCAGCTCGCGTACTTCCCGCTGTGGGGGCACGCGCACCCGACGGCGATCGAGCTGGCCTCGCGGCTCGCCGCCGCGGCGCCGGGTGACCTCGATCGGGTGTTCTTCACCGTGAGCGGCGGCGAGTCCGTCGAGACGGCGTGGAAGCTCGCGAAGCAGTACTTCAAGCTCGTCGGGAAGCCGGGCAAGCACAAGGTGATCAGCCGCGCGCTGGCCTACCACGGGACGTCGCAGGGTGCGCTGTCGATCACCGGCATCCCGGGCGCGAAGGCGGACTTCGAGCCGCTGGTGCCGAGCACCCTGCGCGTGCCGAACACGAACTTCTACCGCGCGCCCGAGCACGCCGACGACTACGCGGCGTACGGCCGCTGGGCCGCCGACCAGATCGAGCAGGCGATCGAGTTCGAGGGCGCGGACACGGTGGCCGCGGTGTTCCTGGAGCCGGTGCAGAACACCGGAGGGTGTTTCGTGCCGCCGCCCGGCTACTTCGCGCGGGTGCGCGAGATCTGCGACCGGCACGACGTGCTGCTGGTGTCCGACGAGGTGATCTGCGCGTTCGGCAGGGTCGGCCACGACTTCGCGGCCAAGCGGTACGGCTACCAGCCGGACATCATCACGACGGCGAAGGGGCTGACGTCGGGCTACGCGCCACTGGGCGCGGTGCTGGCTTCGGAGCGGCTGATGGAGCCGTTCACCCGCGGCGCGACGACGTTCATGCACGGGTCGACGTACGGCGGGCACCCCGTGTCGTGCGCGGTGGCGCTGGCGAACCTCGACCTGATGGAGCGGGAGGACCTGTACGGGCACGTGCTGCGGCGGGAGGACGCGTTCCGGTCCACTTTGGACCGGTTGCTGGACCTGCCCATCGTCGGGGATGTGCGGGGGGCCGGGTTCTTCTACGGGATCGAGCTGGTGAAGGACAAGGCGACCAAGGAGACGTTCTCGGCCGAGCAGTCCGAGCGGGTGCTGCGCGGGTTCCTTTCGGAGGCGCTGTTCGAGGCCGGGTTGTACTGCCGGGCCGATGATCGGGCCGAGCCCGTGGTGCAGCTGTCGCCGCCGTTGGTCTGTGATCAGGCGGAGTTCGACGAGATGGAGCAGATTCTGCGGGACACGCTGACGCGGGCTTGGAAGATGTTGTAG
- a CDS encoding HNH endonuclease, with translation MKVLVLNAGYEPLQTVSVPHAIRMLVRHVAEIHEAEEGLAYGLFPRPKIVRLLRYVVMKWRYTQPPRWSRRGVLVRDGHRCAYCGQRATTIDHVTPLSRGGARTDWLNTVAACGGTARSCNARKADKLPGEAGMKLRFTPYVPAWDQLHRPGA, from the coding sequence GTGAAGGTGCTCGTCCTGAACGCGGGTTACGAACCGCTGCAGACCGTTTCGGTCCCGCACGCGATCCGCATGCTCGTGCGGCACGTCGCCGAGATCCACGAGGCCGAAGAGGGCCTCGCCTACGGTCTGTTCCCGCGCCCGAAGATCGTGCGGTTACTGCGCTACGTCGTCATGAAGTGGCGATATACGCAGCCGCCGCGCTGGTCCCGGCGCGGCGTGCTGGTCCGTGACGGCCACCGCTGCGCCTACTGCGGGCAGCGCGCCACCACGATCGACCACGTGACGCCGCTGAGCCGCGGCGGCGCCCGGACCGACTGGCTCAACACGGTCGCCGCGTGCGGCGGCACGGCCCGCAGCTGCAACGCCCGCAAGGCGGACAAGCTGCCGGGCGAAGCCGGGATGAAGCTGCGGTTCACGCCGTACGTCCCGGCGTGGGACCAGCTGCACCGGCCCGGCGCCTGA
- a CDS encoding response regulator transcription factor — protein sequence MLAPPPVRVLVAERDAAVRARLSTILDEADGVELVGAVPDAAAARVTLRRRLPDVLLLDLRLSPPEEFPRRPAVVALATFDSDAGILRALRDGAAGFVLRSARGRDLVKVVRLAADGHLVLSPDATRRLVSAATRLSGPRDERLARVDGLSARETQVLVGVGAALTNAEIAGRLGLPEPVVRDCVTRVVRKLGCAHRTGAGLLAYERGLCRPGVPGPN from the coding sequence GTGCTCGCGCCGCCGCCGGTCCGGGTCCTGGTGGCCGAACGCGATGCGGCGGTGCGAGCGCGCCTGAGCACGATCCTCGACGAAGCGGACGGCGTCGAGCTGGTCGGCGCGGTTCCGGACGCGGCGGCGGCCCGGGTCACCCTGCGCCGCCGGCTGCCGGACGTGCTGCTGCTCGACCTGCGGCTGAGCCCGCCGGAAGAGTTCCCCCGGCGCCCGGCGGTGGTGGCGCTGGCGACGTTCGACTCGGACGCGGGCATCCTGCGCGCGCTGCGTGACGGCGCGGCCGGGTTCGTGCTGCGGTCGGCCCGCGGGCGGGACCTGGTCAAGGTGGTCCGGCTGGCGGCCGACGGCCACCTGGTGCTGTCCCCGGACGCCACCCGCCGCCTGGTGTCGGCGGCGACGCGACTGTCCGGCCCGCGCGACGAGCGGCTGGCGCGGGTGGACGGGTTGTCGGCCCGCGAGACCCAGGTGCTCGTGGGCGTGGGCGCGGCGCTCACGAACGCGGAGATCGCCGGGCGGCTGGGCCTGCCGGAACCGGTGGTGCGGGACTGCGTGACGAGGGTGGTGCGGAAGCTGGGGTGCGCGCACCGGACCGGGGCCGGGCTGCTCGCGTACGAGCGCGGGCTGTGCCGCCCGGGCGTGCCCGGCCCGAACTGA
- a CDS encoding APC family permease: MPRTPAPPDVTVAAPKTRTLTRSIGVGGGTLLTLSCVTPASSLFVLVPPLFADLGTGTALAIALAVLLCVGIACCYSELGTLVPSAGGEYAMVTTVANRFAGWLTFMLSFVVILVVPPIIAIGVADYLAAVIDVSPSVAGALVMVAGTVMGLLNLRSNAWITGIFLVIEVVAIFVVSLLGFAHATQSPAVLLKPALGTSGIGLIAVVAGLAVALFVVQGFSTAVYLAEEMREPRRTVARTVFWTLGISAVVILVPVVAITLAVPDTAALAGVDLTALVTGWSGSGVGVAISLCIAAAIVNAVIVMVIQNSRVLYASARDQAWPAPVNRAMSVVSGRFGAPWVATLVTGLSEAVLCFVPVDTLSGVTGVAVVALYLSVAAAALGARRAAHRKPHVWRMPAWPLVPGLAVAALAYVLVEQSALDLGITAGVLVVSALYWWGYLRRRPGRWVVTVPQE, translated from the coding sequence ATGCCCCGCACTCCCGCCCCGCCCGACGTCACCGTGGCCGCACCGAAGACCCGCACCCTCACCCGGTCCATCGGCGTCGGCGGCGGCACGCTCCTGACGCTCAGCTGCGTGACGCCCGCGTCGTCGCTGTTCGTCCTCGTGCCCCCGCTGTTCGCCGACCTCGGCACCGGCACCGCGCTCGCCATCGCCCTCGCCGTGCTGCTCTGCGTCGGCATCGCCTGCTGCTACTCCGAACTCGGCACGCTGGTGCCGAGCGCCGGCGGCGAATACGCGATGGTGACCACGGTGGCGAACCGGTTCGCCGGCTGGCTGACCTTCATGCTGTCGTTCGTCGTCATCCTCGTCGTGCCCCCGATCATCGCGATCGGGGTGGCCGACTACCTCGCCGCCGTCATCGATGTCAGCCCGTCGGTCGCGGGCGCGCTCGTCATGGTCGCGGGCACCGTGATGGGGTTGCTGAACCTGCGTTCCAACGCCTGGATCACCGGGATCTTCCTGGTCATCGAGGTCGTCGCGATCTTCGTCGTGTCCCTGCTCGGCTTCGCGCACGCCACGCAGAGCCCCGCCGTGCTGCTCAAGCCCGCCCTCGGCACCAGCGGGATCGGGCTGATCGCCGTCGTCGCCGGGCTCGCCGTCGCGCTGTTCGTCGTGCAGGGCTTCAGCACCGCCGTCTACCTCGCCGAGGAGATGCGGGAACCGCGCCGGACCGTGGCCAGGACGGTGTTCTGGACGCTGGGGATCAGCGCCGTCGTCATCCTCGTGCCGGTCGTGGCGATCACCCTGGCCGTGCCGGACACCGCCGCGCTCGCCGGGGTCGACCTGACCGCGCTGGTCACCGGCTGGAGCGGCAGCGGCGTCGGGGTGGCGATCAGCCTCTGCATCGCGGCGGCGATCGTGAACGCGGTGATCGTCATGGTCATCCAGAACTCGCGGGTGCTCTACGCCTCCGCGCGTGACCAGGCGTGGCCGGCGCCGGTCAACCGCGCGATGAGCGTGGTGAGCGGGCGGTTCGGCGCGCCGTGGGTCGCCACGCTGGTCACCGGGCTGTCCGAAGCCGTGCTCTGCTTCGTGCCGGTGGACACCCTCAGCGGCGTCACCGGGGTCGCCGTCGTCGCGCTCTACCTGAGCGTCGCGGCCGCCGCGCTCGGCGCGCGCCGGGCGGCGCACCGGAAGCCGCACGTGTGGCGGATGCCGGCGTGGCCGCTCGTGCCGGGACTGGCCGTCGCGGCGCTGGCCTACGTCCTGGTCGAGCAGAGCGCGCTCGACCTCGGCATCACGGCCGGGGTCCTCGTGGTGTCGGCGCTGTACTGGTGGGGGTACCTGCGCCGCCGCCCCGGGCGCTGGGTCGTGACGGTGCCGCAGGAATAG